One region of Streptomyces rishiriensis genomic DNA includes:
- the gdhA gene encoding NADP-specific glutamate dehydrogenase, producing MNPSAHIEAVYAQVCRRNAGETEFHQAVGEVLHTLAPALQAHPEYVDALIPERLCEPERQLIFRVPWVDDAGRVQVNRGFRVEFSSALGPYKGGLRFHPSVNLGIVKFLGFEQIFKNALTGLAIGGGKGGSDFDPKGRSDNEVMRFCQAFMTELYRHLGEHTDVPAGDIGVGGREIGYLFGQYKRITNRFEAGVLTGKGVSWGGSQARTEATGYGAVYFAQEMLATRGHGLDGRKAVVSGSGNVALYAIEKVHALGGSVVACSDSSGYVVDADGIDLELLKTVKEVRRARLSAYAEAKPTARFSERGSVFEVSCDIALPCATQNELGGQEAGVLVKNGVLAVAEGANMPCTPEAIEVFREAGVLFGPGKAANAGGVATSALEMQQNASRDVWTFEQTETRLAAVMRGVHTQCRTTAEMYGGTPDDYVLGANIAGFLRVAEAMTAQGVV from the coding sequence ATGAACCCCAGTGCTCACATCGAGGCCGTCTACGCACAGGTCTGCCGGCGCAACGCCGGTGAGACCGAGTTCCACCAGGCGGTGGGAGAGGTGCTGCACACGCTGGCGCCGGCATTGCAGGCGCATCCGGAGTACGTCGACGCGTTGATCCCCGAGCGGCTGTGCGAGCCCGAGCGGCAGTTGATCTTCCGGGTGCCGTGGGTGGACGACGCGGGGCGGGTACAGGTCAACCGCGGCTTCCGGGTGGAGTTCAGCAGCGCGCTCGGCCCCTACAAGGGCGGTCTGCGTTTCCACCCGAGCGTGAACCTCGGCATCGTGAAATTCCTGGGCTTCGAGCAGATCTTCAAGAACGCGCTGACCGGACTGGCGATCGGCGGCGGCAAGGGCGGCTCGGACTTCGACCCCAAGGGCCGCAGCGACAACGAGGTCATGCGCTTCTGCCAGGCGTTCATGACCGAGCTGTACCGGCACCTGGGCGAGCACACCGACGTCCCCGCCGGCGACATCGGAGTGGGCGGGCGCGAGATCGGCTACCTCTTCGGCCAGTACAAGCGGATCACCAACCGCTTCGAAGCGGGAGTCCTGACCGGCAAGGGAGTGTCCTGGGGCGGCTCGCAGGCCCGCACCGAAGCCACCGGCTACGGGGCGGTGTACTTCGCGCAGGAGATGCTGGCCACGCGCGGACACGGTCTCGACGGCCGCAAGGCCGTGGTCTCCGGTTCGGGGAACGTCGCGCTCTACGCGATCGAGAAGGTGCACGCGCTGGGCGGGTCCGTGGTGGCCTGTTCGGACTCCTCCGGCTATGTGGTCGACGCGGACGGTATCGACCTGGAACTGCTGAAGACGGTCAAGGAGGTCCGGCGGGCGCGACTGTCCGCCTACGCGGAGGCCAAGCCCACGGCACGGTTCTCCGAACGGGGCTCGGTCTTCGAGGTGTCCTGCGACATCGCGCTGCCGTGTGCCACACAGAACGAACTGGGGGGACAGGAAGCGGGGGTGCTGGTGAAGAACGGCGTCCTGGCCGTCGCCGAGGGCGCCAACATGCCGTGCACCCCCGAAGCGATCGAGGTCTTCCGAGAGGCGGGCGTCCTGTTCGGTCCCGGCAAGGCCGCCAACGCGGGCGGCGTGGCCACCTCCGCGCTGGAGATGCAGCAGAACGCCTCCCGCGACGTGTGGACCTTCGAGCAGACCGAGACCCGTCTGGCGGCCGTCATGCGGGGTGTCCACACCCAGTGCCGCACCACCGCCGAGATGTACGGAGGCACCCCTGACGACTACGTCCTGGGCGCCAACATCGCGGGCTTCCTGCGGGTGGCGGAAGCGATGACGGCCCAGGGCGTCGTGTAG
- a CDS encoding STAS domain-containing protein, with protein sequence MTDNEYADRPDRFSVVHRMVDGVRVVTVRGEIDHDVKTVLGNALLAPDEAAPPSRIVVDLSGVTFMDSSGINVFVTAHQAVSGDEGWVRIAAAQKPVLHVLRLVGIDALITCHPTVEQALEP encoded by the coding sequence GTGACCGACAACGAGTATGCGGACCGGCCGGACCGGTTCTCCGTCGTACACCGCATGGTCGACGGCGTGCGCGTCGTCACCGTGCGGGGTGAGATCGACCACGACGTCAAGACCGTCCTCGGCAACGCCCTGCTGGCCCCCGACGAGGCCGCGCCGCCGTCGCGGATCGTGGTGGACCTCAGCGGCGTGACCTTCATGGACTCCAGCGGTATCAACGTCTTCGTCACCGCCCACCAGGCCGTCAGCGGCGACGAGGGGTGGGTGCGTATCGCCGCCGCGCAGAAACCCGTCCTGCACGTCCTGCGCCTGGTCGGCATCGATGCCCTCATCACCTGCCACCCGACCGTGGAGCAGGCCCTCGAGCCCTGA
- a CDS encoding ATP-binding protein, translating to MGSHDDGDGCPASDEHVTRAGYALDGRDGCIAEARHHAVAFLDQARADHHLPVSARARDLTQLVVSELVTNARKYAPGPVLMELSITARTVDVIVWDSDPTVPAARASDPDRIGQHGLEIVKAVTESLSVEEQPVGKRITARIALLDPPR from the coding sequence GTGGGATCCCATGACGACGGTGACGGCTGTCCCGCGTCGGACGAGCATGTGACGCGTGCCGGCTATGCCCTGGACGGCAGAGACGGCTGCATCGCCGAAGCCCGACATCACGCCGTCGCCTTCCTCGACCAGGCCCGTGCCGACCATCATCTGCCCGTGTCCGCCCGGGCGCGGGACCTCACCCAGCTGGTGGTCAGTGAGCTGGTCACCAACGCCCGCAAGTACGCTCCCGGCCCCGTCCTGATGGAGCTGAGCATCACCGCCCGCACCGTGGACGTCATCGTGTGGGACAGCGACCCCACCGTTCCCGCGGCCCGGGCCTCCGATCCCGACAGGATCGGCCAGCACGGCCTGGAGATCGTCAAGGCCGTCACCGAGAGCCTCTCCGTCGAGGAGCAGCCGGTCGGCAAGCGCATCACAGCCCGCATCGCCCTTCTCGACCCACCGCGGTGA
- a CDS encoding DUF5914 domain-containing protein translates to MRADRSIRRGRFPLSLRRNPVAWDRQRPTWREARPAVIAQALKRAQARPSGNWYVVGPTRDVRDDRPLARSVAGQEVVVWRDAAGRLVAGPGVCPHLGAPLRDSPVRCGTLVCHWHGLALNGSPFAGWEPLPAYDDGVLVWVRLDEAGGEPPLEAPVVPVRPVLAKAVSAVYVGVGTCEPEDVLANRLDPWHGAWFHPYSFVDLTVADVPATAGRTGPGADDGPPEEDGFTVDVSFKLAGRLVVPVRAVFTAPEPRTVVMHITEGEGQGSVVETHATPLGPDDRGRPRTAVVEAVVAASDRPGFTAARAMTPLLRPLMRAAAGRLWRDDLAYAERRWQLRSTGRFPG, encoded by the coding sequence ATGAGGGCTGACCGTTCGATCCGCCGCGGACGGTTTCCGCTGTCGTTGCGCAGGAACCCGGTGGCCTGGGACCGTCAGCGTCCGACGTGGCGCGAGGCCCGCCCCGCGGTGATCGCTCAGGCGCTGAAGCGCGCGCAGGCACGCCCCTCGGGCAACTGGTACGTCGTAGGCCCGACCCGGGACGTGCGTGACGACCGGCCCCTCGCCCGGTCCGTCGCCGGGCAGGAGGTCGTCGTCTGGCGCGACGCCGCAGGCCGACTCGTCGCCGGACCCGGCGTCTGCCCGCATCTGGGGGCGCCGCTGCGCGACAGCCCCGTCAGGTGCGGCACGCTCGTCTGCCACTGGCACGGACTCGCCCTGAACGGTTCCCCGTTCGCGGGCTGGGAACCGCTGCCCGCGTACGACGACGGCGTGCTGGTGTGGGTGCGCCTGGACGAGGCGGGCGGCGAACCTCCCTTGGAGGCGCCGGTGGTGCCGGTCAGGCCCGTACTGGCGAAAGCGGTGTCAGCCGTCTATGTGGGCGTCGGCACCTGCGAACCGGAGGACGTCCTCGCCAACCGGCTGGACCCGTGGCACGGCGCCTGGTTCCACCCGTACTCCTTCGTGGACCTGACGGTCGCCGACGTTCCCGCGACGGCGGGCAGGACGGGCCCGGGCGCCGACGACGGACCGCCGGAGGAGGACGGCTTCACCGTGGACGTCTCGTTCAAGCTCGCCGGACGGCTCGTCGTGCCGGTCCGCGCCGTGTTCACCGCGCCCGAGCCGCGCACGGTCGTCATGCACATCACGGAGGGCGAGGGCCAGGGGTCGGTGGTCGAGACGCACGCGACCCCGCTCGGCCCCGACGACCGGGGCCGGCCACGCACGGCGGTGGTGGAGGCGGTCGTCGCGGCGTCGGACCGCCCCGGATTCACGGCGGCCCGCGCGATGACACCACTGCTGCGCCCGCTGATGCGGGCCGCCGCCGGACGCCTGTGGCGCGACGACCTGGCCTATGCGGAGCGGCGCTGGCAACTCCGCTCGACGGGACGCTTCCCCGGCTGA
- a CDS encoding phytoene/squalene synthase family protein, with product MTVRELDAAGITEPALREAYARCRRLNARHGRTYFLATRLLPVERRPAVHALYGFARWADDIVDSLEEDVPPHRRAADLARLHARLQRGLRDGTSSEPVVLALADTARRYGIDHRHFSDFMASMRTDLEVTDYPTYDDLRAYMHGSAAVIGLQMLPILGVVVPREEAAPRAAALGVAFQLTNFLRDVGEDLDRGRVYLPADLLSAHGVDRELLQWSRAKGRRDPRIGEALQTFESLTRGVYREAAPGIAMLDPVSRPCIRAALVLYSGILDSVAADGYAVLHRRAVVPRRRRAAVAVDGLVRLAVARAAARLARKDGAVEPFRPAGRDGTTRRQAPRVEGGSRGTVYEEVTHEG from the coding sequence ATGACCGTCCGGGAACTCGACGCGGCAGGCATCACCGAGCCTGCTCTGCGCGAGGCCTACGCCCGGTGCCGTCGCCTCAACGCCCGGCACGGGAGGACGTACTTCCTCGCCACCCGGCTGCTGCCCGTGGAGCGGCGCCCTGCGGTACACGCCCTGTACGGCTTCGCCCGCTGGGCCGACGACATCGTCGACTCCCTGGAGGAGGACGTCCCGCCGCATCGCCGAGCGGCCGACCTCGCCCGCCTCCACGCACGCCTCCAGCGAGGGCTCCGGGACGGCACCAGCTCCGAGCCGGTCGTCCTCGCGCTGGCCGACACGGCCCGGCGGTACGGCATCGATCACCGGCACTTCAGCGACTTCATGGCGTCCATGCGCACCGACCTGGAGGTCACGGACTACCCGACCTACGACGACCTGCGCGCGTACATGCACGGATCCGCAGCGGTCATCGGGCTCCAGATGCTGCCGATCCTGGGCGTGGTGGTCCCGCGCGAGGAGGCCGCCCCGCGTGCTGCCGCCCTCGGCGTCGCCTTCCAGCTGACCAACTTCCTGCGCGACGTGGGCGAGGACCTCGACCGCGGACGCGTCTACCTGCCCGCCGACCTGCTGTCCGCGCACGGCGTCGACCGGGAACTGCTGCAGTGGAGTCGCGCCAAGGGCCGCCGTGACCCGCGCATCGGCGAAGCACTCCAAACGTTCGAGAGCCTCACGCGGGGTGTCTACCGCGAGGCGGCGCCGGGCATCGCCATGCTCGATCCCGTGTCGCGTCCCTGTATCCGTGCGGCTCTCGTGCTGTACAGCGGCATCCTGGACTCGGTCGCCGCCGACGGATACGCGGTGCTCCACCGCCGGGCCGTGGTCCCGCGGCGTCGGCGCGCCGCCGTGGCTGTCGACGGGCTGGTGCGTCTGGCCGTGGCCCGGGCCGCCGCCCGCCTGGCCAGGAAGGACGGCGCCGTTGAGCCGTTCAGGCCTGCCGGTCGTGACGGGACCACGCGTCGACAGGCACCCCGTGTCGAGGGCGGTTCTCGCGGAACCGTGTACGAGGAGGTCACACATGAGGGCTGA
- a CDS encoding phytoene desaturase — protein MTRTVPGPTDHVVVIGAGLSGLAATLHLLGASRRVTVLERDALPGGRAGRLRRGGYRIDTGPTVLTMPDLADEAFAAVGEKLRDRVDLVPLHPAYRALFADGSGIDVHTDAQAMEAEVERFAGAAEAAGYRRLRQWLEQLYRAQMRRFIDANFDSPFQLLTPDLARLAALGGFGRLDAGIGRHLRDERLRRVFSFQALYAGVTPKRALAAYAVIAYMDTVAGVYFPRGGMHALPQAMADAASKAGADLRFGQDVTRLERSAGRVTAVVTEQDRIPCDAVVLTPDLPVSYGLLGQTPRRPLRIRHAPSAVVLHAGTDRTWPGLAHHTLSFGARWHRTFDELTRSGRLMSDPSLLITRPTATDPTLAPPGHHLHYILAPCPNTDIGPDAAAWSELGPRYRDGILRELERRGFDGIADAIDEQVLVTPADWTAQGHAAGTPFAVAHTFAQTGPFRPRNLVRGIDNAVLAGCGTTPGVGVPTVLLSGKLAAARITGRHTARVPGRAAPAPPSAAMRPASPTVPEGTCP, from the coding sequence ATGACCAGGACCGTTCCCGGACCCACGGACCACGTCGTGGTGATCGGCGCCGGGCTCTCCGGCCTGGCGGCCACGCTGCATCTGCTGGGCGCCAGCCGCCGGGTCACCGTGCTCGAACGGGACGCGCTGCCGGGAGGCCGCGCCGGACGTCTGCGGCGCGGCGGCTATCGCATCGACACCGGACCCACGGTGCTGACCATGCCCGACCTCGCCGACGAGGCGTTCGCGGCGGTCGGCGAGAAGCTCCGCGACCGCGTCGACCTCGTCCCTCTGCACCCCGCTTACCGAGCGCTCTTCGCGGACGGCAGCGGCATCGACGTGCACACCGACGCGCAGGCGATGGAGGCGGAAGTGGAACGCTTCGCCGGCGCCGCCGAGGCCGCGGGTTACCGGCGGCTGCGCCAGTGGCTGGAGCAGTTGTACCGGGCGCAGATGCGGCGCTTCATCGACGCCAACTTCGACTCTCCCTTCCAGCTGCTCACGCCGGACCTGGCCCGGCTGGCGGCCCTCGGCGGATTCGGTCGGCTGGACGCGGGGATCGGCCGGCATCTGCGCGACGAACGCCTGCGACGCGTCTTCTCCTTCCAGGCGCTGTACGCCGGGGTGACGCCGAAGCGGGCTCTGGCCGCGTACGCCGTGATCGCCTACATGGACACCGTCGCCGGCGTGTACTTCCCGCGCGGGGGGATGCACGCCCTGCCGCAAGCCATGGCGGACGCCGCCTCGAAGGCCGGCGCGGACCTGCGCTTCGGGCAGGACGTCACCCGGCTCGAACGCTCCGCCGGCCGTGTCACCGCCGTCGTCACCGAGCAGGACCGCATCCCCTGCGACGCCGTCGTCCTCACCCCGGACCTGCCCGTCTCCTACGGCCTCCTCGGCCAGACCCCGCGCCGCCCCCTGCGGATCCGGCACGCACCGTCGGCCGTGGTCCTGCACGCCGGGACCGACCGGACCTGGCCCGGGCTCGCTCACCACACACTCTCCTTCGGCGCGCGGTGGCACCGCACCTTCGACGAACTCACCCGCAGTGGCAGGCTGATGAGCGATCCTTCGCTGCTCATCACCCGGCCCACCGCCACCGATCCGACCCTCGCCCCGCCCGGTCACCACCTCCACTACATCCTCGCGCCCTGCCCGAACACCGACATCGGACCGGACGCCGCCGCCTGGAGCGAGCTCGGTCCGCGCTATCGCGACGGCATCCTGCGGGAGCTCGAGCGGCGCGGCTTCGACGGCATCGCCGACGCCATCGACGAGCAGGTCCTCGTCACCCCCGCCGACTGGACGGCCCAGGGTCACGCGGCCGGCACCCCCTTCGCGGTCGCGCACACGTTCGCGCAGACCGGCCCGTTCCGGCCGCGCAACCTCGTCCGCGGCATCGACAACGCCGTCCTCGCAGGCTGCGGCACCACGCCCGGCGTCGGCGTCCCCACCGTCCTGCTGTCCGGCAAGCTCGCGGCAGCCCGGATCACGGGGCGGCACACGGCCCGTGTCCCCGGACGCGCCGCGCCGGCCCCGCCATCCGCCGCGATGCGGCCGGCCTCGCCGACCGTGCCGGAAGGAACATGCCCATGA
- a CDS encoding polyprenyl synthetase family protein: MRPTEATEPPVPEKAPDPRPELPADRLHAIADGRRSPGDLAQDPPRPQVPRTCEALAAVDADVPAAVGRVLDGLLAERVERSAGLDPVFGRDLAERVARCTTEGGKRMRSQFVWWALRACGGGTDEAEAALRVGAALELIQTCALVHDDVMDSSRMRRGRLALHADVTAQYADAVQADRGRRFGEAAAILAGDLALAWADDTMAAVETDPVTARAVRDLWSTMRTEMVAGQYLDIHGQATSSLSVARALRAACLKSALYSVERPLALGAALAGADTTRSAALCSAGRCVGIAFQLRDDLADVFGDPRHTGKPAGGDIRAGKPTYLVAVAQARAEATGDVHGISVLRRSLGRADLCESRLDEVRDVLVDTGARDVVEAKIDRLVARGMRHLDSAALEPDGRRRLRRLLHASAGTTPTPARGPCAEEGGTSPALLLATGAEGARR, translated from the coding sequence ATGCGCCCCACCGAGGCGACGGAACCTCCTGTGCCCGAGAAGGCACCCGACCCTCGGCCCGAGCTCCCCGCGGACCGCCTGCATGCCATCGCCGACGGCCGCCGCTCCCCCGGTGACCTCGCCCAGGACCCGCCCCGGCCACAGGTCCCCCGCACCTGCGAAGCCCTGGCGGCCGTCGACGCCGACGTGCCCGCAGCCGTGGGACGCGTCCTGGACGGTCTCCTGGCCGAACGGGTCGAGCGTTCGGCCGGACTGGACCCGGTGTTCGGCCGCGACCTCGCCGAACGCGTCGCACGGTGCACCACGGAGGGAGGCAAGCGCATGCGCTCCCAGTTCGTGTGGTGGGCCCTGCGCGCCTGCGGCGGCGGAACCGACGAGGCGGAGGCCGCCCTGCGCGTCGGCGCCGCCCTCGAGCTGATCCAGACCTGCGCCCTGGTCCACGACGACGTCATGGACAGCTCCCGGATGCGCCGGGGACGGCTCGCCCTGCACGCCGACGTCACGGCCCAGTACGCCGACGCCGTTCAGGCCGACCGCGGACGGCGCTTCGGCGAGGCCGCGGCGATCCTTGCCGGCGACCTGGCCCTCGCCTGGGCCGACGACACCATGGCGGCGGTCGAGACGGACCCGGTCACGGCCCGTGCCGTGCGCGACCTGTGGAGCACCATGCGCACGGAGATGGTGGCCGGACAGTACCTGGACATCCACGGCCAGGCCACCTCCTCCCTGTCCGTGGCCCGGGCCCTGCGCGCCGCCTGCCTGAAGAGCGCGCTGTACTCGGTCGAACGTCCTCTGGCGCTCGGAGCCGCCCTGGCGGGAGCGGACACCACCCGGAGCGCGGCCCTGTGCTCGGCGGGCCGGTGCGTCGGCATCGCGTTCCAGCTGCGCGACGATCTCGCCGACGTGTTCGGCGACCCCCGGCACACCGGCAAACCCGCGGGCGGCGACATCCGGGCCGGCAAACCCACCTACCTGGTGGCGGTCGCGCAGGCCCGGGCCGAGGCGACCGGGGACGTCCACGGCATCTCCGTGCTGCGGCGCTCCCTCGGGCGGGCCGACCTCTGCGAGAGCCGTCTCGACGAGGTCCGTGACGTGCTGGTCGACACCGGCGCGAGGGACGTCGTCGAGGCGAAGATCGACCGACTGGTCGCCCGGGGAATGCGCCACCTCGACTCCGCCGCGCTGGAGCCGGACGGCCGAAGGCGCCTGCGACGGCTGCTGCACGCCTCGGCCGGCACGACCCCCACGCCCGCACGCGGACCGTGCGCGGAGGAAGGCGGCACGTCCCCGGCTCTGCTGCTGGCCACCGGCGCCGAGGGAGCCCGGCGATGA
- a CDS encoding lycopene cyclase family protein, which produces MVLHAEVAVLGAGAAGLSLAHHLARPGPRARRLSTVLVEAPPGPLRPPRRTWCFWEAGAGRYDDALTAEWQRLRVHAPTGRPTENDIAPLRYKMLRSDDFERHVARTLDDSGHVRRLQAAVETVSSDSHGARIRARADDGRPVTVTARWVFDSRPLACLPPARTTLLQHFRGWFVRTDRPVFDPGTAVLMDFRVPQPPRGLAFGYLLPTDPHRALVEYTQFSDAVLPRQAYEQALRHYTDDVLRLGGFDITATETGVIPMTDARFARRAAPSVFRIGAAGGATRPSTGYTFSAVQRQTRAISVALHAGRHPLPPPAHSARSRAMDAVLLRALDSGRVDGAAFFARLFAQVPMERLLRFLDGETHLYEDLSVGVRTPVLPMLRSAAELPWLRRTPRHEP; this is translated from the coding sequence ATGGTGCTGCACGCGGAGGTGGCCGTGCTGGGCGCGGGGGCGGCCGGACTCTCCCTCGCCCACCACCTGGCGCGCCCCGGCCCACGGGCACGGCGGTTGTCCACCGTGCTGGTGGAGGCCCCACCAGGTCCTCTCCGTCCGCCGCGCCGGACCTGGTGCTTCTGGGAAGCGGGGGCCGGCCGCTACGACGACGCCCTGACCGCCGAATGGCAGCGGCTGCGCGTGCACGCCCCCACCGGCCGGCCCACCGAGAACGACATCGCCCCGCTGCGCTACAAGATGCTCCGCTCCGACGACTTCGAACGCCACGTCGCCCGCACGCTGGACGACAGCGGCCACGTCCGACGACTGCAGGCGGCCGTCGAGACCGTGAGCAGCGACAGCCACGGAGCACGGATCCGCGCCCGCGCCGACGACGGCCGTCCCGTCACCGTGACCGCGCGCTGGGTCTTCGACTCGCGGCCGCTCGCCTGCCTCCCACCGGCCCGCACCACGCTGCTGCAGCACTTCCGCGGCTGGTTCGTCCGCACCGACCGGCCGGTGTTCGACCCCGGCACCGCGGTCCTCATGGACTTCCGCGTCCCGCAGCCACCCCGGGGACTCGCCTTCGGATACCTGCTGCCCACCGACCCGCACCGGGCACTCGTGGAATACACCCAGTTCTCCGACGCCGTGCTGCCGCGGCAGGCCTACGAGCAGGCGCTGCGGCACTACACCGACGACGTGCTGCGCCTCGGCGGTTTCGACATCACCGCGACCGAGACCGGCGTGATCCCCATGACCGACGCCCGCTTCGCCCGCCGGGCGGCACCCTCGGTCTTCCGCATCGGCGCCGCGGGCGGCGCCACCCGGCCGTCCACGGGATACACCTTCTCCGCCGTCCAGCGACAGACGCGGGCCATCAGCGTGGCCCTGCACGCGGGACGCCACCCCCTGCCACCACCCGCCCATTCCGCCCGCTCCCGCGCCATGGACGCGGTGTTGCTGCGGGCGCTGGACAGCGGCCGCGTCGACGGGGCCGCGTTCTTCGCCCGGCTCTTCGCCCAGGTGCCGATGGAGCGACTGCTGCGCTTCCTCGACGGCGAGACCCACCTGTACGAGGACCTCTCCGTCGGTGTCCGCACACCCGTCCTGCCGATGCTCCGGAGCGCGGCGGAACTGCCCTGGCTTCGCCGTACACCGCGCCACGAGCCATGA
- a CDS encoding methyltransferase domain-containing protein, whose product MTLLRDEELAAAFDHASRSYDTLVAANPGYHGHLRRSARRLGLPDGGAGLRVLDLGCGTGASTAALAAVLPGARITAVDASAGMLERAAGKPWRDGVTFVRAPAERLAEAGVHGPFDAVFAAYLFRNVTDPDAVLSAVHEVLAPRGRLAVHEYTLSGRIAHRAVWTAVCRGFVLPVATALGDGDLYRHLWRSVVEFDTADRFAARVRSAGMRDVRVLPLPGWQTGITHTVVARRADAVAENAG is encoded by the coding sequence ATGACCCTGTTGCGCGACGAGGAGCTGGCCGCCGCGTTCGACCACGCTTCTCGCAGCTACGACACACTGGTCGCCGCCAACCCCGGCTACCACGGCCACCTTCGTCGCTCGGCACGCCGGCTCGGTCTGCCCGACGGCGGCGCCGGGCTGCGCGTCCTGGACCTCGGATGCGGCACCGGTGCCTCGACCGCCGCCCTGGCCGCGGTCCTCCCCGGCGCCCGGATCACCGCCGTGGACGCCTCCGCGGGGATGCTCGAGCGCGCCGCCGGCAAACCATGGCGCGACGGTGTGACGTTCGTGCGGGCACCTGCCGAGCGGCTCGCCGAGGCGGGCGTGCACGGCCCGTTCGACGCCGTCTTCGCCGCCTATCTCTTCCGTAATGTCACCGATCCCGACGCGGTCCTCTCGGCAGTGCACGAGGTGCTGGCCCCGCGGGGACGCCTGGCGGTGCACGAGTACACCCTCAGCGGCCGCATCGCCCACCGCGCCGTGTGGACGGCCGTGTGCCGGGGCTTCGTCCTGCCCGTCGCCACCGCGCTCGGCGACGGCGACCTCTACCGGCATCTGTGGCGCAGTGTGGTGGAGTTCGACACCGCGGACCGCTTCGCCGCCCGGGTCCGCTCCGCGGGCATGCGCGACGTACGGGTACTGCCCCTGCCGGGATGGCAGACCGGCATCACCCACACCGTCGTCGCCCGCCGAGCGGACGCCGTCGCGGAGAACGCCGGATGA
- a CDS encoding FAD-dependent oxidoreductase, with translation MTPFRRSTTPRRGRDRRARTILPTPGAPRCTGERPLTTAVVGGGIAGLAAATALAERGVRVTLYERESALGGRLAGWPTLLSDGSTVTMSRGFHAFFRQYYNLRGLLRRTDPGLDRLSGLPDYPLRHGNGMQDSFRHVPRTPPWSALGFVALSPTFGLRDLARMNPVAALPLLDVRVPGVYTRLDDVSAHEFLASIRFPEAAHHLAFEVFSRSFFADPRHLSAAEMVLMFHIYFLGSAEGLLFDVPAEPFPSALWNPLAGYLRGHGVDLATGTRVDAVEPTADGGFRVVSGAGEERYDSTVLALDAGGLRSLVERSPRLGDHAWRERIARLRTAPPFLVSRLWLDRPVAADRPGFLGTSGYATLDNVSVLERWEGEAARWASRTGGSVVELHAYALPDRPVRDVEQKRLLEQLHRVYPETRAATVVDARHEWRSDCPMFPVGGYADRPTVRTAHPALVVAGDLVRTELPVALMERAATSGFLAANALLERWGVTGQTLWTVPDRGRGAVLRGIARLG, from the coding sequence ATGACCCCGTTCCGGCGGTCGACCACCCCCCGGCGCGGCCGGGACCGGCGCGCCCGCACCATCCTTCCCACCCCGGGGGCACCGCGCTGCACCGGTGAGCGCCCCTTGACGACCGCGGTCGTGGGCGGCGGCATCGCCGGGCTCGCGGCCGCCACCGCCCTGGCCGAACGGGGCGTCCGCGTCACCCTCTACGAACGCGAATCCGCCCTGGGCGGACGCCTGGCCGGCTGGCCCACCCTCCTGTCCGACGGCAGCACCGTCACCATGAGCCGCGGCTTCCACGCCTTCTTCCGCCAGTACTACAACCTCCGCGGGCTTCTGCGCCGCACCGATCCGGGCCTCGATCGCCTGAGCGGACTGCCCGACTACCCCCTGCGGCACGGCAACGGCATGCAGGACAGCTTCCGGCACGTCCCGCGCACTCCGCCCTGGAGCGCCCTCGGATTCGTGGCGCTGAGCCCGACCTTCGGACTGCGTGACCTCGCCCGCATGAATCCGGTCGCCGCACTGCCCCTCCTGGACGTGCGTGTTCCCGGGGTCTACACGCGGCTCGACGATGTCAGCGCACACGAATTCCTGGCGTCGATCCGCTTCCCCGAGGCGGCGCACCATCTCGCGTTCGAGGTCTTCTCCCGCAGCTTCTTCGCCGACCCCCGCCACTTGTCCGCGGCGGAGATGGTCCTGATGTTCCACATCTACTTCCTCGGCTCGGCCGAGGGACTCCTGTTCGACGTTCCGGCCGAGCCCTTCCCCTCCGCGCTCTGGAATCCTCTCGCCGGCTATCTGCGCGGCCACGGTGTCGACCTGGCTACCGGCACCCGCGTCGACGCCGTGGAGCCCACCGCGGACGGCGGCTTCCGCGTCGTCTCCGGGGCGGGGGAGGAACGCTACGACTCCACCGTCCTGGCCCTGGACGCCGGAGGTCTGCGCTCCCTGGTCGAGCGGTCCCCACGCCTTGGGGACCACGCGTGGCGCGAGCGGATCGCCAGGCTGCGCACCGCGCCGCCCTTCCTCGTCTCACGCCTGTGGCTCGACCGCCCGGTCGCCGCCGACCGCCCGGGATTCCTGGGAACCAGTGGCTACGCAACCCTGGACAACGTCAGCGTGCTGGAACGGTGGGAGGGCGAGGCCGCGCGCTGGGCCTCCCGCACCGGCGGATCGGTCGTCGAACTGCACGCCTACGCCCTGCCGGACCGTCCGGTCCGTGACGTGGAACAGAAGCGCCTGCTGGAACAGCTGCACCGGGTGTACCCGGAGACGCGGGCGGCGACCGTGGTCGACGCCCGCCACGAGTGGCGCTCCGACTGCCCGATGTTCCCGGTCGGCGGATATGCCGACCGGCCGACCGTGCGCACTGCTCACCCCGCACTGGTGGTGGCCGGCGACCTGGTCCGCACGGAGCTGCCCGTAGCCCTGATGGAACGCGCGGCCACGAGCGGCTTCCTCGCCGCCAATGCGCTGCTGGAGCGCTGGGGAGTCACGGGCCAGACCCTGTGGACGGTACCTGACCGCGGACGCGGCGCGGTGCTGCGCGGGATCGCGCGACTCGGCTGA